In Parafrankia irregularis, one DNA window encodes the following:
- a CDS encoding histidine phosphatase family protein yields the protein MPDTDLLLVRHGEAHCNIAWIAGGDLGCTGLTQRGRTQAADLARALRPLHDDRPIDALYASPRLRVRETTQAVSDELTLPVRIEPRLTGPDHGEADGRPWADIIAEFGGHPSDRPEEPFAPGSESWSQFLTRAGGCLQEMIARHEGQRVLVIAHGETVEAAHRLHLGIPPTVRMPFGFSVAHASLTWWSLRWSSAGDTRWSLVLHGAVSGFHLIRPSRELRS from the coding sequence GTGCCCGACACAGATTTGCTGCTGGTGCGGCACGGCGAGGCGCACTGCAACATCGCTTGGATCGCCGGCGGCGACCTGGGCTGCACCGGCCTGACACAGCGCGGCCGCACCCAGGCGGCGGACCTCGCCAGGGCCCTGCGGCCGCTGCACGACGACCGCCCCATCGACGCCCTCTACGCATCACCCCGGTTGCGGGTCAGGGAGACCACGCAGGCCGTCAGCGACGAGCTCACGCTGCCGGTGCGGATCGAGCCACGGCTGACGGGGCCCGATCACGGCGAGGCGGACGGCCGACCGTGGGCCGACATCATCGCCGAGTTCGGCGGCCATCCCTCCGACCGGCCCGAGGAGCCCTTCGCCCCGGGGTCGGAGAGCTGGAGCCAGTTCCTCACCCGGGCCGGCGGTTGCCTGCAGGAGATGATCGCCCGGCACGAGGGCCAGCGTGTCCTCGTCATCGCGCACGGCGAGACGGTGGAGGCGGCCCATCGGCTCCACCTGGGCATCCCGCCGACCGTGCGCATGCCGTTCGGCTTCTCCGTCGCCCACGCCTCGCTGACGTGGTGGTCCCTTCGGTGGTCCTCGGCCGGGGACACCAGGTGGTCGCTCGTTCTGCACGGAGCTGTCAGCGGCTTCCACCTGATCCGTCCCAGCAGGGAGCTCCGCAGCTGA
- a CDS encoding HNH endonuclease signature motif containing protein codes for MAASAPSAVLDPTSLSSVSDAGGEEEMPAEHQVFEGWLKERLDRLGVAVAGIAVAQAEAIRVQAELAAARPPAGYDRLDLFDSAVAGEVAGVMRISTGSAEWHLDFADQVCRRLPAGLGALAAGVLDLPRLKALEHATAVLDDADLAGRVAEHVLAKGPRAHRAAFTAACRRAVIRLDPEGAAKRREERCRERRVWVAPEEDGMAVLGAFLAAEDALACRARIDEVADRNPAGKEKADGRSRDEIRADTLVDLIMGRCGQPGPVGALGADVQVIVPIGTLLGLDGEPGELAGYGPIPAAVAREIALRPGSTWRRMLTDPRGHLVELGERRYPSPAQRRHAQARNPCCVFPHCTRRAWRCELDHTRPYASGGKTLVENLGPLCKRHHRVRHHGRWRVTQPRPGVFRWTSPTGRRSEVRPHSYLDRDCATVDRADRGESDRSW; via the coding sequence ATGGCTGCCAGCGCACCGTCGGCCGTACTCGACCCGACCAGCCTGTCCTCGGTGTCTGATGCGGGTGGGGAGGAGGAGATGCCGGCCGAGCATCAGGTGTTCGAGGGCTGGCTGAAGGAACGGTTGGACAGGTTGGGGGTGGCGGTGGCAGGGATCGCGGTGGCGCAGGCAGAGGCCATCCGGGTTCAGGCAGAGCTGGCTGCGGCCCGGCCGCCGGCGGGCTATGACCGGCTCGACCTGTTCGATTCGGCGGTGGCGGGTGAGGTAGCGGGGGTGATGCGGATCTCGACCGGGTCGGCGGAGTGGCATCTGGATTTCGCGGATCAGGTCTGCCGTCGCCTGCCTGCGGGGTTGGGGGCGCTGGCGGCGGGGGTGTTGGATCTGCCCCGCCTGAAGGCGTTGGAGCATGCGACCGCTGTGCTGGACGACGCCGATCTGGCTGGTCGGGTCGCGGAGCATGTACTCGCGAAGGGGCCGCGGGCGCATCGGGCGGCGTTCACGGCGGCGTGTCGCCGGGCGGTCATTCGGCTTGATCCCGAGGGCGCGGCGAAGCGGAGGGAGGAGCGGTGTCGAGAGCGGCGGGTGTGGGTGGCGCCGGAGGAGGACGGGATGGCGGTGCTGGGGGCGTTCCTGGCCGCGGAGGATGCGCTGGCGTGCCGGGCACGGATTGATGAGGTCGCCGACCGAAATCCTGCCGGGAAGGAGAAGGCGGATGGTCGGAGTCGGGATGAGATCCGCGCGGACACCCTCGTTGATCTGATCATGGGCCGTTGTGGGCAGCCGGGACCCGTCGGCGCGCTGGGCGCGGACGTGCAGGTGATCGTCCCGATCGGGACGCTGCTCGGGCTGGACGGGGAGCCGGGTGAGCTGGCCGGGTACGGCCCGATCCCGGCGGCGGTAGCGCGGGAGATCGCATTGCGGCCGGGGTCGACATGGCGGCGGATGCTGACGGATCCGCGGGGCCATCTGGTGGAGTTGGGGGAGCGGCGGTATCCGAGTCCGGCGCAGAGGCGTCATGCGCAGGCGCGGAATCCGTGTTGTGTGTTCCCTCATTGCACGAGGCGGGCGTGGCGTTGCGAGCTGGACCATACCCGGCCGTACGCATCCGGTGGGAAGACGCTGGTGGAGAATCTGGGCCCGCTCTGTAAGAGGCACCATCGAGTGCGTCATCACGGTCGGTGGCGGGTGACTCAGCCGCGGCCGGGCGTCTTCCGGTGGACGAGTCCGACCGGCCGGCGGTCCGAGGTGCGTCCACATTCATATCTCGACCGGGATTGCGCCACCGTCGATCGCGCTGATCGCGGTGAAAGCGACCGGTCGTGGTGA
- a CDS encoding winged helix-turn-helix transcriptional regulator has translation MERKSFADMHCSVAQCLEVIGEWWTMLIVRDAFLGVTRFDEFQRRLGISRNVLNQRLAGLVEAGVLARMPYQDHPVRYDYRLTDKGRALWPVLTAMREWGDQYAAPDGPPLQLRHTGCGEIMHTALTCSQCGEPVGPRDLRAIAGPGDHDGIIASTRSHPTTDNDSAHR, from the coding sequence ATGGAGCGCAAGAGCTTCGCCGACATGCACTGCTCCGTCGCGCAGTGCCTCGAGGTCATCGGCGAGTGGTGGACGATGCTGATCGTCCGGGACGCCTTCCTCGGCGTGACCCGCTTCGACGAGTTCCAGCGGCGGCTCGGGATCTCCCGCAACGTGCTCAACCAACGCCTCGCGGGGCTCGTCGAGGCAGGGGTGCTGGCCCGGATGCCCTACCAGGACCATCCGGTGCGGTACGACTACCGGCTGACCGACAAGGGCCGCGCGCTGTGGCCCGTCCTGACCGCCATGCGGGAGTGGGGCGACCAGTACGCGGCACCAGACGGACCTCCGCTGCAGCTGCGGCACACCGGCTGCGGGGAGATCATGCACACCGCCCTGACCTGCTCACAGTGCGGGGAGCCGGTCGGCCCGCGCGACCTACGGGCGATCGCCGGCCCCGGCGACCACGACGGCATCATCGCCTCGACCCGCTCTCACCCGACCACCGACAACGACTCGGCGCACAGGTGA
- a CDS encoding MFS transporter, whose amino-acid sequence MTELMVGRRRGASSGRIAPRRGAAASGREVLLIVCAGVVLVNLDLFVVNVALPQIARDLGERDLGTLSWVLNGYAVVYAALLVFFGRLADRYRRDLGFLLGVAVFTVASAACAAATSVAMLIGFRLLQAVGAALVTPTSLGLVLAAHSAERRQGAVRAWTAVGGMAAAVGPVVGGLLVAASWRWTFLVNIPIGVAALAVGYRRLPHLAGQPTERPDALGVLLATGGVGLLTAGLVRGGDWGWSSPPLLATLLGGAVLVALFAAHCAASRNPLVAPALFTNRAFTGASAVAVLFSASFAGMLLSIVLWVQGYWGWSALRAGLAIAPGPLMVPLVSFGVAGALIARFGPAVVMASGSAVFGAGLAWWALAITVEPNYVSGMLGGMILTGVGVGLTLPTLMAAAAASLPPQAFATGSAVVNMIRQIGFVLGVAVIIAVIGGSSAGAGVPLGVFRNAWWVAAALAFAGIVPTVLLARIRPRP is encoded by the coding sequence ATGACAGAACTCATGGTGGGGCGGCGGCGCGGCGCGTCGTCGGGCCGGATCGCTCCTCGCCGGGGCGCCGCGGCGTCCGGGCGCGAGGTGCTGCTGATCGTGTGCGCCGGCGTGGTGCTGGTGAACCTCGACCTGTTCGTGGTCAATGTGGCCCTGCCGCAGATCGCCCGCGACCTCGGCGAACGTGACCTCGGCACGCTGTCCTGGGTGCTGAACGGGTACGCCGTGGTCTACGCGGCGCTGTTGGTCTTCTTCGGCCGCCTCGCCGACCGGTACCGGCGCGACCTCGGTTTCCTGCTCGGCGTCGCGGTGTTCACGGTGGCCTCGGCCGCCTGCGCCGCGGCAACCAGCGTCGCGATGCTGATCGGTTTCCGGCTGCTGCAGGCCGTCGGCGCCGCGCTGGTCACCCCGACCTCGCTGGGCCTGGTGCTCGCGGCTCATTCCGCCGAGCGCCGCCAGGGCGCGGTCCGCGCCTGGACCGCTGTCGGCGGCATGGCGGCGGCGGTCGGCCCGGTGGTCGGCGGCCTGCTCGTCGCCGCGAGCTGGCGCTGGACGTTCCTGGTGAACATCCCGATCGGCGTCGCGGCCCTCGCGGTCGGCTACCGCAGGCTGCCGCATCTGGCCGGCCAGCCGACAGAACGCCCCGACGCGCTCGGCGTGCTGCTGGCGACGGGGGGAGTGGGGCTGCTGACCGCCGGGCTCGTGCGCGGCGGTGACTGGGGCTGGTCGTCGCCGCCGCTGCTCGCCACCCTGCTCGGCGGCGCGGTGCTGGTGGCGCTGTTCGCGGCGCACTGCGCGGCGAGTCGGAACCCGCTGGTCGCGCCGGCGCTGTTCACGAACCGAGCCTTCACCGGTGCATCGGCGGTGGCGGTCCTGTTCTCGGCGTCCTTCGCCGGGATGCTGCTGTCGATCGTGCTCTGGGTGCAGGGGTACTGGGGCTGGTCGGCGCTGCGCGCGGGCCTGGCGATCGCCCCGGGGCCGCTGATGGTCCCGCTGGTGTCCTTCGGTGTCGCCGGTGCCCTGATCGCGCGCTTCGGGCCGGCGGTCGTCATGGCTTCCGGCAGCGCCGTGTTCGGCGCAGGACTGGCCTGGTGGGCGCTGGCGATCACCGTTGAGCCGAACTACGTCTCCGGCATGCTCGGCGGCATGATCCTCACCGGGGTCGGTGTCGGCCTGACGCTGCCGACCCTGATGGCCGCCGCGGCCGCGTCGCTGCCGCCGCAGGCGTTCGCAACCGGGTCCGCCGTCGTCAACATGATCCGCCAGATCGGTTTCGTGCTGGGAGTGGCCGTCATCATCGCCGTGATCGGTGGGTCGTCCGCTGGCGCGGGCGTGCCGCTGGGTGTCTTCCGGAACGCGTGGTGGGTGGCCGCCGCGCTCGCCTTCGCCGGCATCGTTCCCACAGTCCTGCTGGCGCGCATTCGTCCGCGACCATAG
- a CDS encoding N-acyl-D-amino-acid deacylase family protein → MSLYDLVIKGGTVIDGLQTPRYRADVAIRGGQVVQIGRVSASDGAEVVDASGKVVAPGFVDLHTHYDSQVFWDPWCTMSGWHGVTSVVIGNCGFGFAPCKPADRERAMLSLSRNEAVPMETMRVGMPWDWETFPEFLDSVDRTPKGVNVMSFVPLSPLYGYVVGLDEAKSRTVTDDELARMCALLVQAMEAGACGLSAQILGEVGNVQLDYDGTPMVTDLMSEREVRAFCRALGSLGRGVAQVTSPLETAAFMARESGRPIIWNALLADGALNQHGGQMITHRDALKRLAELNEDEGVRVFAQALTTNFASEFTFEEYNLADAIPCWKEALLGTVEEKRVKLSDPARRAAMKEVHEQRGGLFGAGYPLNDIKVHWISSDVSRARHLKDTYEGYTVGEIAAREGKHPIDAMLDVAVAGELRVGFATPLLETPPESMREIANAPVALPGVSDGGAHTKFVTTARYPSELLGLWVREHGIMSLEQAHWRLSAYPAAAAGLKGRGFLAEGAPADVIVYDPQTVDSLPAERVWDYPAGEWRLIQKAVGYDRIIVNGRTTFVDGECTEETPGRLLRHGTD, encoded by the coding sequence ATGTCCTTATATGATCTTGTGATCAAGGGTGGGACCGTCATCGACGGCCTGCAGACCCCGCGTTACCGGGCTGATGTCGCCATCAGGGGCGGCCAGGTCGTGCAGATCGGTCGGGTGAGCGCGTCGGACGGCGCCGAGGTCGTCGACGCGTCCGGCAAGGTCGTGGCGCCCGGGTTCGTCGACCTGCACACCCACTACGACAGCCAGGTCTTCTGGGACCCGTGGTGCACGATGTCCGGCTGGCACGGCGTGACGAGCGTCGTGATCGGCAACTGCGGCTTCGGGTTCGCGCCCTGCAAGCCGGCCGACCGCGAGCGGGCGATGCTGAGCCTGTCGCGCAACGAGGCCGTCCCGATGGAGACGATGCGGGTCGGGATGCCGTGGGACTGGGAGACGTTCCCCGAGTTCCTCGACAGCGTCGACCGCACGCCCAAGGGCGTGAACGTGATGTCGTTCGTGCCGCTTTCGCCGCTCTACGGCTACGTCGTCGGCCTGGACGAGGCCAAGTCCCGGACGGTGACCGACGATGAGCTGGCCCGGATGTGTGCGCTGCTCGTCCAGGCGATGGAGGCTGGCGCCTGCGGGCTGAGCGCCCAGATCCTCGGCGAGGTCGGCAACGTCCAGCTCGACTACGACGGCACCCCGATGGTCACCGACCTGATGAGCGAGCGGGAGGTGCGCGCGTTCTGCCGGGCGCTGGGCTCGCTGGGCCGCGGCGTCGCCCAGGTCACCTCCCCGCTGGAGACGGCGGCCTTCATGGCCCGCGAGAGCGGCCGGCCGATCATCTGGAACGCGCTGCTCGCCGACGGCGCCCTCAACCAGCACGGCGGCCAGATGATCACGCACCGGGACGCGCTGAAGCGGCTCGCCGAGCTCAACGAGGACGAGGGCGTACGCGTCTTCGCGCAGGCGTTGACCACCAACTTCGCCTCCGAGTTCACGTTCGAGGAGTACAACCTCGCCGACGCCATCCCCTGCTGGAAGGAGGCGCTGCTCGGCACGGTCGAGGAGAAGCGGGTCAAGCTGTCCGACCCGGCCCGGCGGGCGGCGATGAAGGAGGTCCACGAGCAGCGGGGCGGCCTCTTCGGCGCCGGCTACCCGCTCAACGACATCAAGGTGCACTGGATCTCCAGCGACGTCTCCCGCGCCCGCCACCTCAAGGACACCTACGAGGGCTACACCGTCGGCGAGATCGCCGCCCGGGAGGGCAAGCACCCCATCGACGCCATGCTCGACGTCGCCGTCGCCGGTGAGCTGCGGGTCGGGTTCGCGACGCCGCTGCTGGAGACGCCGCCCGAGTCCATGCGGGAGATCGCCAACGCGCCCGTCGCGCTGCCCGGCGTCAGCGACGGCGGCGCGCACACGAAGTTCGTCACCACAGCGCGCTACCCCAGCGAGCTGCTCGGCCTGTGGGTGCGCGAGCACGGGATCATGTCGCTGGAGCAGGCGCACTGGCGGCTGTCGGCCTACCCGGCCGCCGCCGCCGGGCTGAAGGGCCGGGGTTTCCTCGCCGAGGGGGCGCCGGCCGACGTGATCGTCTACGACCCGCAGACCGTGGACAGCCTGCCCGCCGAGAGGGTGTGGGACTACCCGGCCGGCGAATGGCGCCTCATCCAGAAGGCCGTCGGCTACGACCGGATCATCGTCAACGGAAGGACGACGTTCGTCGACGGTGAATGCACCGAGGAAACACCGGGCCGGCTGCTCCGCCACGGCACGGACTGA
- a CDS encoding amidohydrolase family protein encodes MAAGTGSSGIDTVFDADNHYWESSDAFTRHRDPRFADRGLRVVEVDGTPRYFLGDRAHPILPGPGDAHPRPRPGALFDYFSGRSDKGSIGHELSCEVPAEHPEWFDRDARLACMDAQGVEAVWMFPSHAVCIEGPMQPDIEGALEVLRAFNRWVDDDWGFAYKNRIFGAPFLSLSDPDGAVAELEWALERGARVVSIRNGPAFTPDGTISPADPVFDPFWARVQEAGIVVAPHLGYDEGYREVEMAVARAWGYRAAERTGDTNALTVSEPFVQMLMKHRLVHDFAAALVTHGLFERHPGLRFAFIESGGIWVGPLLHGLELLAAQHPGTFRTSPVDQFIEHCWVAPFVEDRVEDLAAHLPVERILFGSDWPHAEGLREPRDFLAGLAGFSPQAQRRIMVDNARELTLP; translated from the coding sequence ATGGCAGCTGGCACCGGCTCATCGGGTATAGACACGGTTTTCGACGCCGACAACCACTACTGGGAGTCGAGCGACGCCTTCACCCGCCACCGCGACCCGCGGTTCGCCGACCGTGGCCTACGTGTGGTCGAGGTCGACGGCACCCCACGCTATTTTCTCGGTGATCGCGCGCACCCCATCCTGCCCGGCCCGGGAGATGCGCATCCGCGACCGCGCCCGGGCGCGTTGTTCGACTACTTCAGCGGGCGTTCGGACAAGGGCTCGATCGGCCACGAGCTTTCCTGCGAGGTGCCCGCCGAGCATCCGGAGTGGTTCGACCGTGACGCCAGGCTGGCCTGTATGGACGCCCAGGGCGTCGAGGCGGTCTGGATGTTCCCGTCCCACGCCGTGTGCATCGAGGGGCCGATGCAGCCGGACATCGAGGGCGCGCTGGAGGTGCTTCGCGCCTTCAACCGCTGGGTCGACGACGACTGGGGCTTCGCATACAAGAACCGGATCTTCGGCGCGCCCTTCCTGTCGCTGTCCGATCCGGATGGCGCCGTCGCCGAGCTGGAATGGGCACTGGAACGCGGCGCGCGGGTGGTCAGCATTCGCAACGGCCCGGCCTTCACCCCGGACGGCACGATCTCGCCGGCGGATCCCGTCTTCGATCCGTTCTGGGCCCGGGTGCAGGAGGCGGGCATCGTCGTAGCGCCGCACCTCGGCTATGACGAGGGCTATCGCGAGGTGGAGATGGCCGTCGCGCGGGCCTGGGGCTACCGGGCCGCCGAGCGAACCGGGGACACCAACGCGCTCACCGTGAGCGAGCCGTTCGTGCAGATGCTGATGAAGCACCGCCTCGTGCACGACTTCGCCGCGGCACTGGTCACCCATGGGCTTTTCGAGCGCCATCCCGGGCTGCGCTTCGCCTTCATCGAAAGCGGCGGAATCTGGGTCGGCCCGCTGCTGCACGGGTTGGAACTGCTCGCCGCGCAGCACCCCGGAACGTTCCGCACCTCGCCGGTCGACCAGTTCATCGAGCACTGCTGGGTCGCTCCGTTCGTGGAGGACCGGGTCGAGGACCTGGCCGCCCACCTCCCGGTCGAACGGATCCTGTTCGGCTCGGACTGGCCGCATGCCGAGGGCCTGCGCGAGCCCAGGGACTTCCTCGCGGGACTGGCCGGGTTCTCTCCGCAGGCGCAGCGGCGAATCATGGTGGACAACGCCCGTGAGCTGACCTTGCCCTGA
- a CDS encoding GNAT family N-acetyltransferase, whose product MFRERDAWRYDPPYDFYDSDGLPVKNPELFFAVREERGGLAGFYFFEPCGDALFYGLGLRPDLTGRGLGERFVRAGLAFAEPIHGRRRVVLHVAAFNERAVRVYRRAGFVETGRHSEAFDGYGPVEFVDMEKPG is encoded by the coding sequence ATGTTCCGTGAACGCGACGCCTGGCGTTATGACCCGCCCTACGACTTCTATGACAGCGACGGACTGCCCGTGAAGAATCCGGAGCTGTTCTTCGCCGTGCGCGAGGAGCGGGGAGGTCTCGCCGGCTTCTACTTCTTCGAGCCGTGTGGCGACGCGTTGTTCTATGGGCTCGGCCTGCGGCCGGACCTCACCGGTCGCGGGCTTGGCGAGCGGTTCGTCCGCGCTGGGCTGGCGTTCGCCGAGCCCATCCACGGCCGGCGCCGCGTCGTGCTCCACGTCGCGGCCTTCAACGAACGCGCCGTCCGCGTGTACCGGCGCGCCGGTTTCGTCGAGACGGGTCGGCATTCCGAGGCCTTCGACGGTTACGGTCCCGTCGAGTTCGTCGACATGGAAAAGCCTGGCTGA